From one Shewanella sp. GD04112 genomic stretch:
- a CDS encoding metalloregulator ArsR/SmtB family transcription factor gives MKTTDKIIQLLKLHGPLTAKTLAEELALTTMGVRQHLQALEDAGDVDIEDRVEGRGRPTRYWGLTEQSRTHFADRHSELSLQLIDSVKMIFGDQGLDKLIEHREQTAMQQYRSAMLGMTDIASRLTKLVELRTLEGYMATQEQADGVFWLLENHCPICSAATKCQNFCRSELQQFQQLFADIATVSREEHIIDGARRCAYRIAPLS, from the coding sequence ATGAAAACCACTGATAAGATTATTCAATTACTTAAGCTGCATGGTCCTTTAACGGCAAAGACCCTAGCGGAAGAACTGGCCCTGACCACTATGGGGGTTCGGCAGCATTTGCAGGCCTTAGAGGATGCGGGTGATGTCGATATTGAAGATAGAGTCGAAGGCCGTGGACGCCCAACCCGGTATTGGGGATTAACGGAGCAGAGTCGGACTCACTTTGCCGACCGCCACAGTGAGCTTAGTTTGCAATTGATTGATTCCGTTAAAATGATATTTGGCGATCAAGGTTTGGATAAACTGATTGAGCATAGGGAGCAAACCGCTATGCAGCAGTATCGCAGCGCGATGCTCGGCATGACGGATATTGCCAGTCGTTTAACGAAACTGGTGGAGCTGCGAACCCTCGAAGGCTATATGGCGACGCAGGAACAAGCGGATGGCGTTTTCTGGTTGCTTGAGAATCACTGCCCAATTTGCAGCGCAGCAACTAAATGCCAAAACTTTTGCCGCTCCGAACTGCAACAATTCCAGCAATTATTTGCCGATATCGCCACAGTGAGCCGTGAAGAGCATATCATCGACGGCGCCCGTCGCTGCGCCTATCGCATTGCGCCTTTATCTTAG
- a CDS encoding VOC family protein, with product MIYLEHINLVVDDIPKALTFYQAAFPHWRVRGGDKGTWYGKPRNWIHFGDDYQYIAFSDNGEGENRDLTGHQIGLAHFAFVVNDLDAVIARLTQAGFPIAKDGMEDPFRRNIYFFDAHGFEVEFVEYLSDLPNERNRY from the coding sequence ATGATCTATTTAGAACACATCAACCTAGTCGTTGACGACATCCCCAAAGCACTCACTTTTTATCAAGCCGCCTTCCCCCATTGGCGCGTCCGTGGCGGAGATAAAGGGACTTGGTACGGCAAGCCACGCAATTGGATCCACTTTGGCGATGATTATCAGTACATTGCCTTTAGCGATAACGGTGAGGGCGAAAACCGTGACTTAACGGGCCATCAAATTGGCTTAGCCCATTTTGCCTTTGTGGTGAATGATTTAGATGCCGTGATAGCAAGACTAACCCAAGCTGGTTTTCCGATAGCCAAAGATGGCATGGAAGATCCTTTCCGGCGCAATATTTACTTCTTCGATGCCCATGGTTTTGAGGTCGAGTTTGTGGAGTATCTCAGCGATCTGCCCAACGAACGCAATCGTTATTAA
- a CDS encoding methyl-accepting chemotaxis protein, with product MNGLQIKQKMFIGILVPLLMLLTIGFIAINMMGKIEYGVERIYNDRVVPLDDLKVIADKYAVDVIDAVNKANAGGFTASQAINALESAKSTVNQRWQKYLSTELTKEESQLAQQAERLFTPANEQIEQLITYLRGLNGDVVHQLNDKILPLYNAIDPISGKVSELIDLQIKIAGQEKDAVNGIYQSSISIFITLAGIAMLISIVIGLWVNRSVMNPIRDIVENLKTIRQDSDLTVKFKTFNDDELGQISTSLTQVIEHLRGILHSIAEAANTVNSSATELSSFTQATNKRMQQQQAETEQTATAMNEMTATVAEVAQSAAAAADSAKDADSYAANGNHIVMQSITSMSQLSEQIQKTAQVIGFLSNESQNIGRVLDVIKSIAEQTNLLALNAAIEAARAGEQGRGFAVVADEVRTLAQRTQKSTQEIEAMIATLQQGVKEAVNAMEVGINQVDDANDKANQAGQALKEIVASVDNITELNTHIATAAEEQSSVAESINRSIIAISDIAEHSTNSALELSESVLNLTKLANSMRNQVSAFRL from the coding sequence ATGAATGGTCTACAAATAAAACAAAAAATGTTTATTGGCATTCTCGTGCCACTCCTAATGCTACTGACTATCGGTTTTATCGCCATCAATATGATGGGAAAAATCGAATATGGTGTCGAACGCATCTATAACGACCGAGTCGTCCCCCTTGATGATCTCAAAGTGATTGCCGATAAATATGCCGTGGATGTGATTGATGCGGTGAACAAGGCTAATGCCGGCGGCTTTACGGCTTCTCAGGCCATCAATGCCCTTGAAAGTGCTAAATCCACAGTCAATCAACGCTGGCAGAAATATCTATCAACTGAGCTTACCAAGGAAGAATCGCAACTCGCGCAGCAAGCTGAGCGTTTATTTACTCCCGCCAATGAACAAATAGAGCAGTTAATCACGTATCTTCGGGGATTAAATGGCGATGTGGTGCATCAACTGAACGACAAAATATTACCTCTGTATAACGCCATCGATCCCATCAGCGGTAAAGTCTCCGAGCTGATTGATCTGCAAATTAAGATCGCCGGTCAGGAGAAAGATGCCGTAAACGGTATTTACCAATCCTCTATTTCTATTTTTATCACCCTTGCGGGTATCGCCATGCTGATAAGCATAGTGATTGGGCTCTGGGTGAATCGCAGCGTGATGAATCCGATCCGTGATATTGTTGAAAATCTTAAGACGATACGACAAGACTCTGATCTCACCGTTAAGTTTAAAACTTTCAACGACGATGAACTCGGGCAGATCTCCACTAGCCTGACCCAAGTGATTGAACATCTGCGGGGCATTTTGCACTCGATTGCCGAAGCCGCAAATACGGTCAATAGTTCAGCCACTGAGCTGAGCAGTTTTACCCAAGCGACCAATAAACGCATGCAACAGCAACAGGCTGAAACCGAACAAACGGCAACGGCCATGAATGAGATGACGGCAACTGTTGCCGAAGTGGCCCAAAGTGCCGCAGCGGCAGCGGATTCTGCCAAGGATGCGGATAGTTATGCCGCCAATGGTAATCATATTGTGATGCAATCCATCACCAGCATGTCGCAACTTTCTGAGCAAATTCAAAAAACGGCGCAAGTGATTGGCTTTTTATCCAATGAAAGCCAAAACATAGGTCGGGTATTGGATGTGATCAAAAGCATTGCCGAACAAACCAATCTACTGGCATTAAATGCGGCAATTGAAGCCGCCCGCGCCGGAGAGCAAGGTCGAGGCTTTGCTGTGGTCGCCGACGAAGTCAGGACATTGGCGCAACGAACCCAAAAATCGACTCAAGAAATTGAAGCGATGATCGCCACTCTACAACAAGGCGTAAAAGAAGCGGTGAATGCGATGGAGGTCGGTATCAATCAAGTGGATGATGCCAACGATAAGGCGAATCAAGCTGGCCAAGCGTTAAAAGAGATTGTCGCCTCCGTCGACAATATTACCGAACTGAATACCCATATCGCCACGGCTGCCGAGGAGCAAAGCAGCGTGGCTGAGAGCATCAACCGCAGCATTATCGCCATCAGTGATATTGCCGAACATTCCACTAACTCCGCCTTAGAGTTGAGTGAATCCGTACTTAATCTCACAAAACTTGCCAACAGTATGCGTAATCAGGTGAGTGCATTTAGGCTTTAA
- the hmpA gene encoding NO-inducible flavohemoprotein, producing MLDSRTIQVIKSTIPLLESAGPALTQHFYERMFKHNPELKDVFNLAHQHSGGQPVALFNAVAAYAKNIDNLGALGSAVERIAHKHTGFLIQPEQYAIVGSHLLATLKELGGEAVTEEVLTAWADAYGFLANIFINREAQIYQESAQQDGGWSGVREFIISEKKAESLEIASFVLTPVDGKAVKDFVPGQYLSIKAQHPKLAFDEIRQYSLSDAPNGQSYRITVKRELNGQVSNLLHDVLQVGDTLSVMPPAGDFTLAVQAETPVVLISAGVGQTPMKSMLNQLLKLKHPSAVTWLHACEHGGVHGFKSAIKNKLGQHANLASHVWYREPTKADVLGQDYDFVGTMNLTSVADKIVANAHYYFCGPIGFMASIKQQLLAFGVPSEQMHYEVFGPHAEL from the coding sequence ATGTTGGATAGCCGTACCATCCAAGTGATTAAAAGCACCATTCCCCTACTCGAATCTGCTGGTCCCGCACTCACTCAACATTTTTACGAACGGATGTTTAAACACAATCCTGAGTTAAAAGATGTATTTAACTTGGCGCATCAGCACTCAGGCGGTCAGCCCGTAGCGCTATTTAACGCAGTTGCGGCCTATGCCAAAAACATTGATAACTTAGGAGCACTCGGTTCGGCTGTAGAGCGTATCGCCCACAAACACACAGGGTTTTTAATCCAACCAGAACAATATGCGATTGTCGGTAGCCACCTATTGGCGACACTCAAAGAGCTGGGTGGAGAAGCCGTCACAGAAGAGGTATTAACGGCATGGGCCGATGCCTATGGATTTTTAGCCAATATCTTTATCAATCGTGAAGCACAGATTTATCAAGAAAGTGCTCAGCAGGATGGCGGCTGGTCGGGAGTGCGTGAATTTATCATCAGTGAGAAAAAAGCCGAGTCCTTAGAAATAGCCTCCTTTGTATTAACGCCCGTGGATGGCAAAGCGGTAAAAGACTTTGTTCCAGGACAATACTTAAGCATTAAGGCGCAACATCCTAAGCTTGCTTTCGATGAAATTCGCCAATATTCGCTCTCGGATGCTCCGAATGGTCAAAGCTATCGGATCACGGTAAAGCGTGAACTTAATGGCCAAGTATCAAATCTACTGCACGATGTACTGCAAGTCGGTGACACACTTTCAGTGATGCCACCTGCGGGCGATTTCACTTTAGCGGTTCAAGCTGAAACACCTGTCGTATTGATTTCAGCTGGGGTTGGGCAAACACCGATGAAGAGCATGTTAAATCAACTCTTAAAGCTTAAACATCCAAGTGCAGTGACTTGGTTACATGCCTGCGAACACGGTGGAGTACACGGATTTAAATCGGCCATCAAAAACAAACTCGGCCAACATGCGAATCTTGCCAGCCATGTGTGGTACAGAGAGCCGACAAAGGCTGATGTGTTAGGCCAAGATTATGATTTTGTAGGCACAATGAACTTAACCTCCGTCGCCGATAAAATCGTGGCTAATGCACATTACTATTTCTGTGGCCCGATTGGGTTTATGGCTTCGATCAAACAGCAATTACTCGCCTTCGGTGTACCTAGCGAGCAAATGCATTATGAAGTCTTTGGCCCACATGCCGAACTCTAA
- a CDS encoding NAD(P)H-dependent oxidoreductase yields MNLLIISTSQRAHSQSAKVARYIAETSFLSPHSVGYDAIHHLELCQFNLPFWDGEEDNKGEHWPEIEQRVDAADALVLITPEWGGMASPLLKNFLLMCSRQETAHKPVLLISVCSGISGAYPIVEVKMNALKNNKLVPIPDHLIIRNVENVLNATPQGTRDIDLRERVQYSLFMLHQYAQALAPIRQRHVHQPYPKQQEYCYGM; encoded by the coding sequence ATGAACTTACTCATCATCAGCACTAGCCAAAGAGCTCACTCACAAAGCGCTAAAGTCGCGAGATACATAGCCGAAACCAGTTTTTTATCGCCCCATAGTGTCGGTTACGACGCTATCCATCACTTAGAGCTTTGCCAGTTCAATCTGCCATTTTGGGACGGTGAAGAGGACAACAAGGGCGAACATTGGCCCGAGATTGAACAAAGAGTAGATGCTGCGGATGCCCTGGTTTTGATTACGCCCGAATGGGGTGGAATGGCATCGCCACTGCTTAAAAACTTCCTGTTGATGTGTAGCCGTCAGGAAACCGCCCATAAGCCGGTGTTGTTGATTTCAGTTTGTAGCGGCATTAGCGGTGCCTACCCCATTGTGGAAGTCAAAATGAATGCACTCAAAAACAATAAATTAGTGCCGATTCCCGACCATTTGATCATCCGTAATGTCGAGAATGTACTCAACGCTACGCCCCAAGGTACGCGGGATATCGACCTCAGGGAAAGAGTGCAATACAGCCTGTTTATGTTGCATCAATATGCCCAAGCCTTAGCGCCGATACGCCAACGCCATGTTCATCAACCCTACCCCAAGCAGCAGGAATACTGCTATGGTATGTAA
- a CDS encoding 16S rRNA pseudouridine(516) synthase, producing the protein MQSKRGRLDRYLAVKLQIHRKAVRELLLAERVYVDGAPAKALDLLVDEFSHIVFDGQVLQANKPVYLMLHKPVGVVSATKDTEHRTVIDLLDCDARHELHIAGRLDLNSSGLLLLTNDSRWSEALMSPEQKVDKVYRVTLANPLSEEYIAAFAQGMYFGFEDITTQPAKLTILDTHIAEVTLREGKYHQIKRMFGRFRNPVVGLHRLSIGEITLDDGLKPGESRMLTAQEVASVYLAGKSA; encoded by the coding sequence ATGCAATCAAAACGTGGTCGTCTCGACAGATATCTTGCCGTTAAGCTGCAAATTCACCGTAAAGCCGTGCGAGAACTCTTGCTGGCGGAGCGAGTGTATGTGGATGGCGCGCCTGCCAAAGCGCTCGATCTGCTGGTGGATGAATTTTCCCACATAGTATTTGATGGGCAAGTCTTACAGGCCAATAAGCCCGTTTATCTAATGCTGCACAAGCCTGTTGGCGTAGTGAGTGCCACCAAAGACACAGAGCATCGAACAGTGATTGATTTACTCGACTGTGATGCTCGCCATGAGCTGCATATTGCTGGGCGGTTAGATTTAAATTCTTCGGGTTTATTGCTGCTGACCAATGATAGCCGTTGGTCCGAAGCGCTCATGTCTCCTGAGCAAAAGGTGGATAAAGTGTATCGGGTGACTTTAGCGAATCCTTTGAGTGAGGAGTATATCGCGGCATTCGCCCAGGGGATGTATTTTGGCTTTGAAGATATCACAACACAGCCAGCAAAGCTGACTATCCTCGACACTCATATTGCAGAAGTCACGTTAAGGGAAGGAAAGTATCATCAAATCAAGCGGATGTTTGGTCGTTTCCGTAATCCAGTGGTGGGATTACATCGGCTTTCTATCGGTGAGATTACCTTGGATGATGGCTTAAAGCCGGGCGAGAGTCGTATGTTGACGGCACAGGAGGTGGCTTCTGTCTATCTTGCTGGGAAGTCTGCCTAA
- a CDS encoding DUF3019 domain-containing protein, whose product MLCWLGLSVSLMGPSHVLAASDEESKLKLTPEICITGDESQACEIRVELQWQLAHDELVCILSDNNAYPKWCSESLEQHEITLNISTLNDIQFVLVSKDTNQTLAGAKLKITSTSQPQVRRRYRNPWSLF is encoded by the coding sequence ATGCTGTGCTGGTTAGGCCTAAGCGTGAGCTTGATGGGGCCAAGCCATGTACTTGCCGCATCGGATGAAGAGTCAAAGTTAAAACTGACCCCGGAAATTTGTATCACAGGAGATGAAAGCCAAGCCTGTGAGATCCGTGTCGAGTTACAGTGGCAACTCGCCCACGACGAGCTAGTCTGTATCTTGTCCGATAATAACGCCTATCCCAAATGGTGTAGCGAATCGTTAGAGCAACACGAAATCACTTTGAATATTAGTACATTAAACGATATTCAATTTGTCTTAGTGAGTAAGGACACCAATCAAACACTGGCTGGAGCCAAATTAAAAATCACGTCAACCTCGCAGCCTCAGGTGCGCAGACGTTACCGTAACCCTTGGAGTTTATTTTAA
- a CDS encoding GPR1/FUN34/YaaH family transporter, protein MSTQLANPAPLGLMGFGMTTILLNIHNAGYFPIDAMILAMGIFYGGLGQIIVGIMCFMRGDTFGTTAFTSYGLFWLTLVGLILMPNAGIAASPTHFMGWYLTLWGIFTAFMFVGSLRYPRAKQFVFASLTILFFLLAARDFTGSALIGTIAGFEGIICGASAIYFAMAQVLNNEYGRTILPIGELKAKA, encoded by the coding sequence GTGTCGACTCAACTGGCGAATCCTGCTCCATTAGGTTTAATGGGCTTTGGTATGACGACTATCCTGCTGAACATTCACAATGCGGGTTATTTTCCGATTGATGCAATGATCTTAGCTATGGGCATTTTCTATGGCGGACTCGGCCAAATCATTGTCGGCATTATGTGTTTTATGCGGGGTGATACCTTTGGGACAACCGCATTTACCTCCTACGGTTTATTTTGGCTAACCTTAGTCGGACTGATTTTAATGCCTAATGCCGGAATTGCGGCGAGCCCAACCCACTTTATGGGATGGTATTTAACCCTGTGGGGGATCTTTACTGCTTTTATGTTCGTGGGTTCGCTACGCTACCCAAGAGCGAAACAGTTTGTGTTTGCCTCGCTCACCATTTTGTTCTTCCTGTTGGCGGCAAGAGATTTCACTGGCAGCGCCTTGATTGGCACTATCGCGGGTTTTGAAGGGATTATCTGTGGCGCGAGTGCGATTTACTTTGCCATGGCGCAAGTGCTCAACAATGAATATGGCCGCACGATTTTGCCGATTGGCGAGTTAAAAGCAAAGGCTTAA
- a CDS encoding MipA/OmpV family protein produces MYRRLFILLAALSLPSIGMAKEPCVTKDECIEMRNWDLGVAVGWGQKTNPLRDFDDIPVFFIPTVAYYGEHWFFDNGNLGYSLLEKPNFSLNLVTSYSMDRAYFYRWDPSNIFLKRSSQEEAKMLATNTALSTEPDPVFNSLESRNFTMLGGAEAFIYSPLGVVRLAYTHDMFNVHQGAEAQIKWTYGWHLTRWVMDMSLVFDWKSTNVVDYYYGVRPSENTYWSQHYHADAGWNKGIEMTARYILTDNWDLLFAFRYTQLADEIAASPLLDQDYSSTYFIGAAYRF; encoded by the coding sequence ATGTATCGAAGACTGTTTATCTTACTCGCCGCACTTAGCCTACCTTCAATAGGAATGGCGAAAGAGCCGTGCGTCACTAAAGATGAATGCATTGAAATGCGTAACTGGGATTTAGGCGTGGCGGTCGGCTGGGGACAAAAGACCAATCCATTGCGGGATTTTGATGATATTCCGGTCTTTTTTATTCCGACCGTAGCTTACTATGGTGAACATTGGTTTTTTGATAATGGCAACTTAGGCTATAGCCTGCTCGAGAAGCCTAATTTCAGCTTAAATTTAGTCACTAGCTACAGCATGGACAGGGCATATTTTTATCGCTGGGATCCCTCGAATATTTTTTTGAAGCGCAGTTCACAGGAAGAGGCCAAGATGCTCGCCACCAATACGGCCCTCAGCACTGAGCCTGATCCCGTATTCAACTCCTTAGAATCGCGAAATTTTACCATGCTGGGCGGCGCCGAAGCCTTTATTTATAGCCCGTTAGGTGTAGTTAGATTAGCCTACACCCATGATATGTTTAACGTACATCAAGGCGCTGAAGCGCAAATAAAATGGACCTATGGTTGGCATTTAACCCGCTGGGTTATGGATATGTCGCTCGTATTTGATTGGAAGAGTACCAATGTCGTCGACTATTACTATGGTGTACGCCCGAGTGAAAACACTTATTGGAGCCAACATTACCATGCCGATGCAGGTTGGAATAAAGGAATAGAAATGACAGCCCGTTATATCTTAACTGATAACTGGGATCTGCTGTTTGCGTTCCGCTACACACAACTTGCAGACGAAATTGCCGCCAGCCCCTTGCTCGATCAAGACTATAGCAGCACATATTTTATTGGCGCAGCGTATAGGTTCTGA
- a CDS encoding winged helix-turn-helix domain-containing protein — MTNPQSPHRVLLVEDDVRLANLIVDYLKSHGMHVEVERRGDTVLTRLINYKPDIILLDIMLPGIDGLSLCEKLPDYFAGPILLMSALGSSEDQIKGLELGADDYVVKPVDPALLVARINNLLRRQNQPPQAESHCLTFGKLSIDPHTHAIRLDNKEVDLTSHEFELLWLLASQAGQVLSRQYIYQLLLNIDFDGKDRKIDVRISRLRKKLNDNIETPFRIKTVWGQGYLFAPEAWNN, encoded by the coding sequence ATGACGAATCCACAATCACCCCACAGAGTGTTATTGGTTGAAGACGATGTCCGTCTTGCGAATTTAATCGTAGATTATTTGAAATCCCACGGCATGCACGTAGAAGTCGAGCGCCGCGGTGACACAGTCCTAACCCGCTTAATCAACTATAAGCCCGATATCATACTGTTAGACATTATGTTGCCAGGTATCGATGGCCTAAGCCTGTGTGAAAAGCTGCCCGATTACTTTGCCGGCCCCATCCTACTGATGAGCGCTCTGGGCTCTAGCGAAGATCAAATCAAAGGGCTAGAACTCGGCGCCGACGACTACGTGGTGAAACCCGTCGACCCAGCACTATTGGTTGCCCGTATCAACAACCTATTACGTCGCCAAAACCAACCGCCTCAGGCCGAATCCCACTGCCTGACCTTTGGTAAGCTGAGCATCGATCCCCACACCCATGCTATCCGCCTCGACAACAAAGAAGTCGACCTCACCAGCCATGAGTTTGAACTCCTGTGGTTGCTGGCCTCGCAGGCGGGACAAGTGCTGAGCCGTCAGTACATCTATCAATTACTGCTTAACATTGATTTTGATGGTAAAGATAGAAAGATAGACGTGCGCATTTCAAGGCTGCGTAAAAAGCTCAACGACAATATTGAAACCCCCTTCAGAATTAAAACCGTCTGGGGACAGGGTTATCTCTTCGCCCCCGAGGCTTGGAACAACTAA
- a CDS encoding YcxB family protein, translating into MTTPYCYSTTYILDKAHFDECYTQSVKPDPTLKPYYKAMGFGLIGIALIFADVSLYLAYFFVGLGVIEALNVKYNKAWWLMRQMMSKAANNEVTLIVDEQGISTQSQYVKSQILWTDIYRIVPTEKGFLITHKTGTSYISNRSLDEACSAFIKSKI; encoded by the coding sequence ATGACAACACCTTATTGTTATTCCACTACTTATATCTTAGATAAAGCACATTTTGACGAGTGTTATACCCAGTCAGTTAAACCCGACCCCACGCTCAAACCTTACTATAAGGCCATGGGGTTTGGACTCATTGGGATTGCACTGATTTTTGCGGATGTCAGCCTCTATTTGGCCTATTTCTTTGTCGGACTCGGGGTGATTGAAGCCTTGAATGTGAAATACAACAAAGCCTGGTGGTTGATGCGGCAGATGATGAGCAAGGCCGCCAATAATGAAGTCACGCTTATCGTGGATGAACAAGGGATTAGCACCCAGTCACAATACGTTAAAAGCCAAATCCTTTGGACGGATATTTACCGTATTGTGCCAACGGAAAAGGGTTTTCTAATCACCCATAAAACCGGCACCAGTTATATTTCCAATCGCAGTTTAGATGAGGCCTGTAGCGCATTTATTAAATCAAAAATCTAA